A stretch of Imperialibacter roseus DNA encodes these proteins:
- a CDS encoding TolC family protein yields MRYHITGFLFLVTVFRAFGQGGYTLAEAESKFLNDNLLLLAEQYNVEAAGAWAIQAKLWDNPYFSAELNALNPQENRVLDVGKAGQKGFAIEQLIHLGGQKKNEVNLARSNVKLAELQFNDLLRNLKYQLRFSYFSIYYDMVSVAALDNQISNVDSLLAAYEVQVNKGNIALKDMVRLRSLYLGLKNDRTMLAYDIIEQQSILRLLLDSGTDVVPNPTTAELQIYEQRPALGVDVLAEAASANRPDFLYASQHVESNQWNVKWQKSLAIPDLTLGASYDQRGGAFQNQVNLTLGLPLPLWNRNQGHIKLAEAELAQSQKLYELQSSKLQNEIITALQKYEEASANYQYISSPNSDFNNFDRVYAGVLANFQKRNISLIEFTDFMESYQQSIIQSNNIRKDFAGACERINYTTSTPVF; encoded by the coding sequence ATGCGTTATCATATCACAGGCTTTTTGTTTTTGGTCACAGTTTTTAGGGCATTTGGGCAGGGAGGCTACACACTAGCCGAGGCTGAGTCGAAGTTTTTGAACGACAACCTCCTTCTGCTAGCCGAACAATACAATGTGGAGGCAGCGGGAGCATGGGCGATCCAGGCAAAACTTTGGGACAACCCCTACTTTTCGGCGGAATTGAATGCCTTGAACCCGCAGGAAAACCGGGTGCTGGATGTAGGGAAGGCGGGACAGAAGGGTTTTGCAATTGAGCAACTTATTCACCTTGGTGGACAGAAGAAGAATGAGGTGAACCTGGCGAGGTCCAATGTGAAGCTGGCTGAGCTTCAGTTCAATGATCTTCTTCGGAACTTGAAGTACCAATTGCGATTTAGCTACTTCTCCATTTATTACGATATGGTGTCGGTGGCGGCGCTCGACAACCAAATAAGCAATGTCGACTCGCTTCTGGCGGCGTACGAGGTGCAGGTGAACAAAGGAAACATTGCCCTCAAAGACATGGTGAGGCTCCGGTCGCTTTATCTCGGACTTAAGAATGACCGCACCATGCTGGCTTACGATATCATAGAACAGCAATCGATACTTAGGTTGCTTTTGGATTCCGGGACAGACGTTGTCCCCAATCCCACAACTGCCGAGCTACAGATATATGAACAGCGCCCCGCTCTTGGGGTAGACGTGCTGGCAGAGGCTGCTTCGGCCAACCGCCCCGACTTCTTGTACGCTTCTCAGCACGTTGAGTCGAATCAATGGAACGTGAAGTGGCAGAAGTCCTTGGCCATTCCTGACCTTACTCTCGGAGCGTCTTACGATCAACGGGGAGGCGCCTTTCAAAATCAGGTAAATCTTACGCTGGGCCTTCCTCTGCCGCTTTGGAACCGAAATCAGGGGCATATCAAACTAGCCGAGGCAGAGTTAGCGCAATCGCAAAAGTTATATGAGTTGCAGTCGTCAAAGTTGCAAAACGAGATCATCACAGCTTTGCAAAAGTACGAAGAAGCCTCAGCCAATTATCAGTACATCAGCTCCCCGAACTCCGACTTCAACAATTTCGACAGAGTGTATGCCGGGGTGCTGGCCAACTTCCAGAAAAGGAATATTTCGCTGATAGAATTTACCGATTTTATGGAAAGCTATCAGCAAAGTATTATCCAGTCCAACAACATTAGAAAAGACTTCGCAGGTGCCTGCGAGCGTATTAATTACACGACTTCTACGCCAGTTTTCTGA
- a CDS encoding sensor histidine kinase, which produces MLFSALLGVVLLMIFSLFSQFRKEDFEERLQEKAITSIKLLVEVKEVDYQLLKIIDRNTIHKLYNEKILIFNDSLDLIYSSIDDAVISWDLDDLKYLRDNKTFFKRSNEYDVYGMYYDSNEKDYFALVTAEDKYGNRKLDYLKYLLLGAFFVGATTVWILSFYLSKKSLLPLDIVRERIQQITDNNLNIRLPASGKKDEIDMLSGSFNQMLDRIEGSYKRQREFASNASHELRTPITRIVTQLENVVHEKSLSPEARQTLRSISGDTYQLSDVVTSLLILSRIDEKKGLGSFQKVRLDESVFACSQKLSRIYPDYKLHFEIENNTSQEISLEIEGDEILLGIAITNLLKNAYLYSDNQQVLCTLRTNTDTIELVLVNSGETPSESELTRLFQAFKRGSNTANKPGSGLGLGIVQRIFQYHGASITYRIPEARKNEVVATFKI; this is translated from the coding sequence ATGCTGTTTTCGGCGCTTCTGGGGGTTGTGCTCCTGATGATATTTTCGTTGTTTTCTCAATTTAGAAAAGAGGATTTTGAGGAGCGTCTTCAAGAAAAGGCCATTACCTCGATCAAGCTTCTTGTAGAAGTAAAAGAAGTAGACTATCAGCTCCTCAAAATCATCGACAGGAACACCATCCACAAGCTGTATAATGAGAAAATCTTGATCTTCAACGACAGTTTAGATCTGATTTATAGCAGTATCGATGATGCTGTCATTAGCTGGGACCTGGACGACTTAAAGTACCTGAGGGACAATAAGACTTTTTTTAAAAGGAGTAACGAGTATGATGTTTATGGCATGTACTACGACTCCAACGAGAAGGATTACTTTGCACTGGTTACTGCCGAAGACAAATACGGGAACAGAAAGCTCGACTACCTGAAGTATCTTTTGTTGGGGGCCTTTTTTGTGGGGGCAACCACTGTTTGGATCTTGTCATTTTACCTCAGTAAGAAAAGCCTGCTCCCTCTGGACATTGTGCGGGAGAGGATTCAGCAGATTACCGACAATAATCTTAATATCAGGCTTCCGGCTTCTGGCAAAAAGGATGAAATTGACATGCTTTCGGGTTCGTTTAACCAGATGCTTGACCGGATAGAGGGCTCTTATAAAAGGCAGAGAGAATTTGCTTCCAACGCATCGCATGAGCTTCGAACCCCCATTACCCGGATTGTTACACAGCTTGAAAACGTGGTGCATGAGAAGAGCCTTTCGCCGGAGGCAAGGCAGACCTTGCGAAGTATTTCTGGCGACACTTACCAGCTATCCGATGTTGTCACTTCTCTCCTCATTTTATCAAGAATAGATGAAAAAAAGGGGCTGGGCTCCTTTCAGAAGGTGAGGCTTGACGAGTCGGTCTTTGCTTGCTCGCAAAAACTTTCCAGGATTTACCCCGACTACAAGCTTCACTTTGAAATAGAGAACAATACCAGTCAGGAGATAAGTTTGGAAATAGAGGGGGACGAAATTCTGTTGGGCATCGCCATTACCAACCTTTTGAAAAATGCCTACCTGTACTCTGACAATCAGCAGGTGCTTTGCACATTGCGCACCAATACCGATACAATCGAACTAGTGCTTGTTAACAGTGGAGAAACACCCTCTGAGAGTGAGCTTACCCGGCTTTTTCAGGCGTTCAAGCGAGGATCCAATACCGCCAATAAGCCGGGAAGCGGGCTTGGCCTGGGCATAGTGCAACGAATTTTTCAATACCACGGGGCATCCATCACCTATAGGATTCCCGAGGCTCGTAAAAACGAAGTGGTGGCCACTTTTAAAATTTAA
- a CDS encoding response regulator transcription factor, with protein sequence MTNVLLLEDDFTMANELKRLFASHGMTCDVVYDGVVFFKQLQASSYQLYVLDINVPSMSGIEVCKKIRETDSATPILMLTAYSAVEDKVEALEYGADDYLVKPFQIEELLARIKALLRRSVSPQKTPDSLLKVADLEISVDEMKVWRAKKEIVLTPKEYRLLELLANARGRVVSKQAIAEQVWDINFETGTNTIEVYINFLRNKVDKGFDSKLIHTRPGFGYYLKEEE encoded by the coding sequence ATGACTAACGTACTGCTGCTGGAAGACGATTTTACGATGGCCAATGAGCTCAAGCGACTTTTTGCCAGCCATGGCATGACTTGCGACGTGGTATATGACGGCGTGGTTTTTTTTAAACAGCTGCAAGCCAGTAGCTATCAGTTGTACGTGCTCGATATTAATGTGCCTTCCATGAGTGGGATAGAGGTTTGCAAAAAAATAAGAGAGACAGACAGTGCTACGCCCATCCTCATGCTAACCGCCTACAGTGCTGTGGAGGACAAAGTAGAGGCGCTTGAATATGGAGCGGACGATTACCTGGTAAAGCCATTTCAGATTGAAGAGCTGTTGGCCCGCATCAAGGCATTGCTGCGCAGAAGTGTGTCGCCGCAAAAGACGCCCGACAGTTTGCTGAAGGTCGCTGATTTGGAAATTTCAGTTGACGAGATGAAGGTGTGGCGGGCAAAAAAGGAAATTGTGTTAACGCCAAAAGAGTATCGACTTCTGGAGTTGCTGGCCAATGCCCGGGGTCGAGTTGTTTCAAAGCAAGCCATTGCTGAGCAGGTGTGGGACATCAACTTTGAAACAGGCACCAACACTATTGAGGTGTATATTAACTTTTTGAGGAACAAGGTTGACAAGGGCTTTGACTCGAAACTTATCCATACCAGACCGGGCTTTGGATATTATCTGAAGGAGGAAGAGTAA
- a CDS encoding Rieske (2Fe-2S) protein gives MQWYKVFSSEQAMQNSLTMNKPVKLTAGGKTLCLVMTPKGVFAFHDACPHMRFPLHQGRVNPFGEIVCALHSYRFNMETGEEAEQRGSDLDCCPLEWREDGLYVGVA, from the coding sequence ATGCAATGGTATAAGGTATTTTCCAGCGAACAGGCCATGCAAAACAGTCTGACGATGAACAAGCCGGTAAAACTGACTGCTGGCGGGAAAACGCTTTGCCTTGTGATGACGCCGAAAGGAGTTTTTGCGTTTCACGACGCTTGTCCACATATGAGGTTTCCACTGCACCAGGGTAGGGTCAATCCCTTTGGTGAAATAGTTTGTGCATTACACAGCTATCGTTTCAACATGGAAACTGGCGAGGAGGCGGAGCAAAGAGGCAGCGACCTGGACTGTTGCCCGTTGGAGTGGAGGGAGGATGGGCTGTATGTGGGGGTAGCGTGA
- a CDS encoding aminotransferase class V-fold PLP-dependent enzyme — protein MLDCQRDKFFLPEGVPYLNCAYMSPMMIKVEEKGIEGMQKKRFPYQVSPQDFFSDTDELRNLFAEIIDAPEANRIVVIPSVSYGMATVTRNLKMSKGDEVIVAGEQFPSNVYPWMNACRNQGAELKIIAPPELAEGRGKKWNENILEAISSKTKLVAISHCHWADGTIFELKKIRQRTREVGALLVIDGTQSVGAFSFSVKQIEPDALVCAGYKWLMGPYSIGLAYYGPHFDNGSPVEENWINRFESEDFTNLINYQENYQPGALRYEVGEHSNFILVPMLKAALKQIIKWQVPEISGYCTQLTREAITILRNKGYLIEDDAYRSPHLFGVRFKEKTSFEKTQALLQQHKVSVSVRGTSIRISPNVYNNFDDISVLLKCFE, from the coding sequence ATGCTCGATTGCCAAAGAGATAAATTTTTTCTGCCTGAAGGTGTGCCCTACCTCAACTGCGCCTACATGTCGCCTATGATGATCAAGGTTGAAGAAAAAGGCATTGAGGGTATGCAAAAAAAGCGGTTTCCTTATCAGGTCTCCCCACAAGATTTTTTTTCGGATACCGACGAATTGAGGAACCTGTTTGCAGAGATAATTGATGCACCTGAAGCCAATCGAATAGTTGTCATCCCTTCTGTGTCTTATGGCATGGCCACCGTTACCAGGAACCTGAAGATGAGCAAGGGCGATGAAGTAATTGTTGCCGGAGAGCAGTTTCCAAGCAATGTCTATCCGTGGATGAACGCTTGCCGGAACCAGGGTGCCGAGCTCAAAATAATTGCTCCACCCGAGCTGGCAGAAGGGCGTGGGAAGAAATGGAATGAGAATATACTGGAAGCGATCAGCAGTAAGACTAAACTTGTGGCGATCAGCCATTGTCATTGGGCCGATGGTACCATCTTTGAATTGAAGAAAATTCGGCAGCGCACCAGGGAGGTTGGTGCTTTGCTGGTCATTGATGGCACGCAATCTGTGGGAGCTTTCTCGTTCAGTGTAAAACAAATTGAGCCCGATGCCCTGGTTTGCGCTGGTTACAAATGGCTGATGGGCCCTTACTCCATCGGGCTTGCCTACTACGGCCCACACTTTGACAATGGCTCGCCGGTGGAAGAAAACTGGATCAACCGGTTTGAGAGCGAAGATTTCACTAACCTCATCAATTACCAGGAGAATTATCAACCCGGTGCACTCCGCTATGAGGTAGGCGAGCATAGCAATTTTATCCTCGTACCTATGCTAAAGGCTGCTCTCAAACAAATCATCAAATGGCAGGTGCCTGAAATAAGCGGATATTGCACTCAACTCACCCGGGAGGCTATTACCATTTTGCGTAACAAAGGCTATCTGATCGAAGATGACGCCTATCGCTCTCCTCACCTCTTTGGGGTTAGGTTCAAAGAAAAGACCTCTTTTGAGAAAACCCAGGCCCTCCTTCAACAGCACAAAGTCAGTGTTTCCGTCAGAGGTACCTCTATCCGCATTTCACCCAATGTTTACAACAATTTCGACGATATTTCTGTCTTACTTAAATGCTTCGAATGA
- a CDS encoding DUF5050 domain-containing protein, with protein sequence MENNPTTLKWNEIITDNFNVLFPEGFEKEGQRMASTLEHLHGPVSRSLGKKPRPIPILLQNQGVISNGFVTLGPRRSEFYTSPPQDYKFLGNNDWLNTLATHEFRHVVQYDKAITGISKLGYWFFGEDVLAGLAFISTPLWLWEGDAVGIETAMSGSGRGRIPYFQALHRANVLDRGGFKYQKQYLRSYKDQVPNHYLTGYLMTTFLRKTYGDDILDRVTERSFSWPILPFTFSRALKKETGLNLTRNYNLMTEEMEGLYENQVADLTLTSFESVNQKRGKAYTEYAYPQLSADQSVLAVRYGIGDISQLVEQESNGSWRVLHTLGVWEDNGYLSSGGDKVVWNEILFHPRWDKTTYSSIKVFDLKTGKAATLGKRKRYKGAGISPDGTTVITIESSIDNQFNIVLLDAKSGNVLNRFENPGNHYYSMAQFASDGLSIVALKHAAPRKSIVSIDVKSGQETEWIISSTENLGHPVLTDDWLLYASDASGLDNLYAFNLSSKERFQITSSRLGAYNPSVTSDGSWIYYNEMTKDGWDIVRIPFEPASWTKLQDMVVNPVNYFEPLVAQENQADILNTVPEVTFNVKKYQQFKHLFRPYGWGWINTLSDRQIELGLYSQNILSTMYMDAGYTVNLTEGTGYWSANLSYQGLPVILDAGVLSGTRSVFENVNNDNRLYTWTEKGLNGGLRIPFHFTHSKYQEDASVSAVFSSTLVEDYANPVLDIDQQRNGSLYSAQYSLSYSRLLKQSKRDIYPKWGQSVSLSYFDTPLKGSDYLSTLWSGEAYLYLPGVLKHHSVRLRGAYQKEDINNYRFRSQVQYVRGYGYTSFKDLTTFSANYALPLVYPDLALGPLLYVQRVRANAFYDYGIGTTPSSDVTFSSVGLDLFLDYNIMRYLPVFSTGVRMVYIPDQDTYVFNVLLGSIGF encoded by the coding sequence ATGGAAAACAACCCTACCACACTAAAATGGAACGAGATAATAACCGACAACTTCAATGTGCTTTTTCCCGAAGGCTTTGAAAAAGAAGGCCAGCGAATGGCCAGCACGCTGGAGCACCTCCATGGCCCTGTGTCCAGGTCGCTGGGCAAGAAGCCGAGACCTATTCCAATTCTGTTGCAAAATCAAGGAGTTATCTCCAACGGATTTGTAACACTGGGGCCCAGACGATCCGAATTTTATACCTCTCCCCCTCAAGACTACAAGTTTCTCGGCAACAACGATTGGCTCAACACGCTGGCTACCCACGAATTCCGGCATGTTGTGCAATACGACAAGGCTATCACAGGGATTTCAAAGCTTGGCTACTGGTTTTTTGGAGAGGACGTACTGGCGGGCCTGGCATTTATCTCCACACCCCTTTGGCTTTGGGAGGGCGACGCCGTGGGAATCGAAACAGCTATGTCCGGTTCGGGCAGGGGCCGCATTCCCTATTTCCAGGCACTTCACCGTGCCAATGTGCTTGACAGAGGTGGATTTAAGTATCAGAAGCAGTATTTGCGATCCTACAAAGACCAGGTTCCTAACCATTACCTCACCGGTTACCTGATGACCACCTTCCTTCGCAAGACATACGGTGATGACATTCTGGACAGGGTAACCGAACGGTCCTTTAGCTGGCCAATTCTCCCCTTCACATTCTCCAGGGCACTGAAAAAAGAAACCGGACTCAACCTCACCAGAAACTACAACCTCATGACTGAGGAAATGGAAGGGCTATATGAAAACCAGGTGGCCGACTTGACGCTGACAAGTTTCGAGTCCGTGAACCAAAAGAGAGGAAAAGCATACACAGAATACGCCTATCCCCAGTTATCGGCTGATCAGAGTGTACTGGCCGTCCGGTATGGCATCGGCGACATTTCTCAGCTCGTAGAACAGGAAAGTAATGGGAGCTGGAGAGTGTTGCACACGCTTGGTGTTTGGGAAGACAACGGTTACCTATCGTCGGGCGGTGACAAGGTCGTTTGGAATGAAATTCTCTTTCACCCACGCTGGGACAAAACCACCTATTCCTCAATCAAAGTTTTTGATTTGAAAACAGGAAAAGCAGCTACCCTGGGCAAACGCAAGCGCTACAAAGGAGCTGGCATTTCGCCAGATGGCACAACCGTGATTACCATAGAATCAAGCATCGACAATCAGTTCAACATTGTGCTGCTCGACGCAAAAAGCGGTAATGTCCTCAACAGATTCGAAAACCCGGGCAATCACTACTATTCCATGGCGCAGTTTGCAAGCGATGGGCTGTCGATAGTAGCGCTGAAGCATGCTGCTCCCAGAAAAAGCATCGTTAGCATTGACGTTAAATCTGGTCAGGAAACTGAATGGATCATTTCATCCACTGAAAACCTCGGGCATCCTGTGCTGACGGATGACTGGTTGCTTTATGCCTCCGATGCATCCGGCCTCGACAATTTATACGCATTCAATCTTTCTTCTAAAGAGCGTTTCCAGATTACTTCCTCGAGGCTGGGGGCCTACAACCCCAGCGTCACAAGCGATGGAAGTTGGATTTACTACAACGAAATGACCAAAGATGGTTGGGACATTGTTCGGATTCCATTCGAGCCTGCGAGCTGGACTAAACTCCAAGACATGGTGGTCAATCCGGTCAATTATTTTGAGCCTTTGGTAGCGCAGGAGAATCAGGCCGACATACTTAACACTGTGCCGGAGGTAACCTTTAATGTTAAAAAGTACCAGCAGTTCAAGCACCTTTTCCGGCCTTATGGCTGGGGCTGGATAAACACACTCAGCGACAGACAAATTGAGCTGGGGCTATACTCGCAAAACATTCTGAGCACCATGTATATGGATGCTGGGTACACCGTTAACCTCACTGAAGGTACCGGGTACTGGTCGGCCAATCTCTCCTACCAGGGCTTGCCTGTCATTCTTGATGCAGGTGTGCTGTCTGGCACCAGGTCTGTTTTTGAAAATGTCAACAACGACAACAGACTGTACACCTGGACTGAAAAGGGACTCAACGGCGGCCTTCGCATTCCTTTTCACTTCACGCACTCAAAGTATCAGGAAGATGCTTCCGTGTCAGCTGTTTTTTCCTCCACTCTGGTTGAAGACTATGCCAATCCGGTGCTGGACATTGACCAACAGAGAAATGGCTCCCTTTATTCTGCGCAATACAGCCTGAGCTACTCCAGGCTTCTCAAACAAAGCAAGCGTGATATTTATCCAAAGTGGGGGCAATCGGTTAGCCTCAGCTATTTTGACACGCCATTAAAAGGAAGCGATTACTTGTCGACGCTGTGGTCGGGAGAGGCGTACCTGTACCTGCCCGGTGTGCTGAAGCACCATTCCGTCAGATTGCGTGGAGCCTACCAAAAAGAGGATATCAATAACTACAGGTTTCGCAGCCAGGTTCAGTACGTCAGAGGCTATGGCTACACATCGTTCAAGGATCTGACCACGTTTTCCGCTAACTATGCGCTACCGCTAGTTTATCCTGATCTCGCCCTGGGCCCATTGCTCTATGTCCAGCGAGTTCGGGCGAATGCATTCTACGATTATGGAATAGGAACCACACCCTCTTCCGACGTTACATTCAGTTCGGTAGGCCTCGACCTCTTCTTGGATTACAATATCATGAGATACCTGCCTGTTTTTTCCACTGGTGTCAGGATGGTGTACATACCAGATCAAGACACCTATGTTTTCAATGTGCTGCTGGGGTCGATTGGCTTCTAG
- a CDS encoding DUF427 domain-containing protein: MKAIWNGQVIAESNDTIVIENNHYFPANTIKSEFFKESNTHTVCPWKGTASYYTLEVAGEQNKDAAWYYPKASELARNIEGYVAFWKGVKVEK, from the coding sequence ATGAAAGCGATTTGGAACGGCCAGGTAATAGCAGAAAGCAATGACACCATTGTTATTGAAAACAATCACTACTTTCCTGCCAACACCATCAAGAGCGAGTTTTTTAAAGAGAGCAACACTCATACAGTCTGCCCGTGGAAGGGGACGGCTTCTTATTACACCTTGGAAGTGGCAGGAGAGCAAAACAAAGACGCCGCCTGGTATTACCCTAAAGCCAGCGAGCTGGCCAGAAACATAGAGGGTTATGTAGCTTTTTGGAAAGGTGTGAAGGTGGAGAAGTAA
- a CDS encoding ferritin, producing MKDIVRMKTSLSEEIEKLLNEQVRREAISSFNYMAISSWCERNGYVHSARFFELQSDEERAHMKKIFNYISSVGGTAIVPEITNIVQEFDSFKSVFEIALEQEIAITHSINNIVDKCYKAKDYTTASFLDWFINEQVEEEATARRCLEIFDLVGEEGVGKILIDREIGKTRGTAE from the coding sequence ATGAAGGATATTGTAAGAATGAAAACCTCACTTTCTGAAGAAATTGAGAAACTTTTGAACGAGCAAGTGCGCAGAGAGGCCATTAGCTCCTTCAACTATATGGCCATCTCTTCCTGGTGCGAGCGCAACGGCTACGTACATAGCGCCCGGTTCTTTGAGCTTCAGTCCGACGAGGAACGTGCTCACATGAAAAAAATATTCAACTATATCTCAAGCGTGGGTGGAACGGCCATTGTGCCTGAAATCACCAACATTGTGCAGGAATTCGACTCTTTCAAGTCCGTTTTCGAAATCGCCCTGGAGCAGGAAATTGCCATTACTCATTCCATCAACAACATCGTTGATAAGTGCTACAAGGCAAAGGATTACACCACTGCCTCTTTTCTCGACTGGTTTATCAACGAGCAGGTGGAAGAAGAGGCAACGGCAAGAAGATGCCTTGAAATATTTGATCTGGTGGGAGAAGAAGGCGTTGGTAAAATTCTAATTGACAGAGAAATCGGGAAGACCCGAGGCACGGCAGAATAG
- a CDS encoding LiaF transmembrane domain-containing protein: MEQSQRRLVLGLFLIVIGVLFLLRNLDIIDLPWYFHTWQMLLIGLGAFNFLTGNRSSGFILAGIGAVFLLPDIMSFNFRDIWPIVLIIIGASLFFRNRNRTDEEASN, translated from the coding sequence ATGGAACAATCACAAAGACGTTTGGTCTTAGGCCTCTTTCTCATCGTCATCGGTGTGCTTTTTCTGCTGAGAAACCTCGATATCATCGATTTACCATGGTATTTCCATACCTGGCAAATGTTACTCATTGGGCTTGGAGCCTTCAATTTCCTCACCGGAAATCGTTCATCTGGTTTTATACTTGCCGGTATTGGAGCCGTTTTTCTGCTTCCCGACATTATGAGTTTCAATTTCAGGGATATTTGGCCGATTGTTTTAATCATTATCGGTGCAAGTCTCTTCTTCCGTAACCGAAACAGAACTGACGAGGAAGCCTCGAACTAA
- a CDS encoding metallophosphoesterase family protein: MSTSGSFVSIENEQKVYAIGDIHGCINTLKALLDQIDYKGQWPLFLLGDYVNKGPSSFDTLNFIIDLKSRFPKVFPLAGNHDQYLLSLLTRDDDDWLDSSEYANMKRYEEYQTVSDHNKRLFVDFLLSLPLYYETETTFFVHAGFNFERKSIFDDTRAMVNTRAFHYDARKASNKRLVHGHFPVELAIMRKRIERKFPVIPLDNGCVYSGERKDMGSLCCLELNEMKLFTQPRID, translated from the coding sequence ATGAGTACATCAGGCTCATTTGTTTCAATAGAAAATGAGCAAAAAGTATACGCTATTGGCGATATACACGGCTGCATCAATACGTTAAAGGCTTTATTGGATCAAATCGACTATAAGGGGCAATGGCCTCTTTTTTTATTGGGCGACTACGTAAACAAGGGGCCCTCTTCATTCGACACCCTCAACTTTATCATCGATTTAAAAAGCCGGTTTCCCAAAGTCTTTCCTCTGGCAGGCAATCACGATCAGTACCTCCTCTCCTTACTCACCAGAGACGACGACGATTGGCTCGATTCTTCGGAATACGCTAACATGAAACGTTATGAAGAGTATCAGACCGTTTCGGATCACAACAAGCGGCTATTTGTAGATTTTCTTCTTTCGCTTCCCTTGTACTACGAAACTGAAACCACCTTTTTTGTACATGCCGGGTTCAACTTTGAAAGGAAAAGCATTTTTGACGACACCAGAGCCATGGTCAACACGAGGGCCTTTCATTACGACGCCCGTAAGGCCAGCAACAAGCGCCTCGTTCATGGACACTTTCCTGTAGAATTGGCAATTATGAGGAAAAGAATAGAGAGGAAATTTCCAGTGATTCCACTGGACAATGGTTGTGTGTATTCAGGCGAAAGAAAGGATATGGGATCGCTCTGCTGCCTTGAGCTAAACGAAATGAAGCTTTTCACTCAGCCCAGGATCGACTAG
- the gdhA gene encoding NADP-specific glutamate dehydrogenase encodes MSHTALVSAFMERTAAKNPGEKEFLQAVLEFAEVIVPFVEEHPVYKKAKILERMVEPERVVIFRVPWLDDKGEIQVNRGFRIQMNSAIGPYKGGLRFHPSVNLSILKFLAFEQVFKNSLTTLPLGGGKGGSDFDPKGKSDNEVMKFCQSFMTELCRHIGQFTDVPAGDIGVGAREIGFLFGQYKKVTNEFTGVLTGKSLNYGGSLIRPEATGYGCVYFSDEALRHHGHEIAGKTAVVSGSGNVAQFTTEKLIELGAKVVTVSDSSGFVYDKAGIDAEKLDFIKDLKNVRRGRIKEYADKFKAEFHESKTPWGIKCDIAYPCATQNELDEDDSKTLVKNGVIGVFEGANMPTTPEAMHFLRQKGVLFSPGKASNAGGVGTSGLEMAQNSQRLSWTRDEVDYRLKIIMKSIHENCVNHGAGSKIVDYVKGANIAGFRKVADAMLQQGVV; translated from the coding sequence ATGAGCCACACTGCTTTAGTATCCGCATTTATGGAAAGAACTGCAGCAAAAAACCCCGGAGAGAAGGAATTCCTGCAAGCTGTATTGGAATTTGCGGAGGTGATAGTTCCTTTTGTGGAGGAGCATCCTGTGTACAAAAAGGCAAAAATTTTGGAAAGGATGGTAGAGCCGGAGCGAGTGGTGATTTTCAGGGTGCCCTGGTTGGACGACAAAGGAGAGATTCAAGTGAACCGGGGGTTCAGGATACAAATGAATTCCGCTATTGGGCCATACAAAGGTGGTTTGAGGTTTCATCCCTCTGTCAACCTGAGCATACTTAAATTTCTGGCATTTGAGCAGGTATTTAAGAATAGTCTTACTACCCTTCCGCTGGGTGGAGGTAAGGGTGGCTCCGACTTCGACCCCAAGGGAAAAAGCGACAATGAGGTGATGAAGTTTTGTCAAAGCTTTATGACGGAGCTTTGCAGGCATATAGGGCAGTTTACCGATGTGCCTGCCGGAGACATCGGTGTGGGTGCCAGGGAAATTGGGTTCCTTTTTGGGCAGTATAAGAAAGTGACCAACGAGTTTACGGGCGTGCTTACCGGCAAATCGTTGAACTATGGAGGCAGCCTGATCAGGCCCGAGGCAACAGGCTATGGCTGCGTTTATTTCAGTGACGAGGCGCTGCGGCACCATGGTCATGAGATAGCAGGCAAAACGGCCGTGGTTTCTGGCTCAGGAAATGTAGCTCAGTTCACCACCGAGAAGCTTATTGAACTGGGTGCAAAAGTTGTGACGGTGTCAGACTCATCAGGCTTTGTTTATGATAAAGCTGGCATTGACGCAGAGAAACTTGATTTTATTAAGGACCTGAAAAATGTAAGAAGGGGCAGGATAAAAGAATATGCTGACAAGTTCAAGGCGGAGTTTCATGAGAGCAAGACACCTTGGGGAATAAAGTGCGATATAGCATACCCTTGTGCCACACAAAATGAGCTTGACGAAGATGATTCCAAAACATTGGTGAAGAACGGAGTGATTGGCGTTTTTGAAGGGGCCAATATGCCTACTACCCCCGAAGCCATGCACTTCCTCAGGCAAAAAGGCGTGTTGTTTTCGCCAGGTAAGGCATCCAATGCAGGTGGTGTGGGCACTTCCGGACTGGAGATGGCACAAAACTCCCAAAGGCTTTCGTGGACACGGGATGAAGTGGACTATAGGCTTAAAATTATTATGAAAAGTATTCATGAAAACTGTGTTAACCATGGTGCTGGCAGCAAGATTGTTGACTACGTAAAGGGTGCCAATATCGCAGGGTTCAGAAAGGTAGCGGACGCCATGCTGCAGCAGGGCGTTGTGTAG